A window of the Mucilaginibacter sp. cycad4 genome harbors these coding sequences:
- the bshA gene encoding N-acetyl-alpha-D-glucosaminyl L-malate synthase BshA — MKIGIVCYPTFGGSGVVATELGKALADRGHQVHFVTYNQPARLDLFSENLFYHEVSVANYPLFDFPPYELALASRLVDVVRHEQLDVLHVHYAIPHASAAFMAKQILMTYGIYIPVVTTLHGTDITLVGKDRTFKPVVTFSINQSDGVTAVSQNLKEDTYKFFDIKKDILVIPNFIDLSRFSLKPKDHFKKAIAPSGEKILVHTSNFRKVKRTEDVVKIFAKVIKKIPSKLLMVGDGPERSMCEQLCRDLGVTDNARFLGKQDAVEEILSVSDLFLMPSQSESFGLAALEAMACKVPVISSNAGGLPELNVDGVTGFLKDPGDVDGMAEKAIFILEDEERLAKFKENALAHAKEFELSTILPKYENFYLEVIEQNKAKSV, encoded by the coding sequence ATGAAGATCGGAATTGTTTGTTACCCAACCTTTGGCGGAAGCGGGGTTGTTGCCACTGAACTGGGTAAAGCCCTTGCAGACCGTGGCCACCAGGTTCATTTTGTGACCTATAACCAGCCGGCCCGGTTGGACCTCTTTTCCGAAAACCTGTTCTATCACGAAGTTTCGGTTGCCAACTATCCACTGTTTGATTTTCCGCCGTATGAACTTGCACTGGCAAGCAGGCTGGTTGATGTGGTACGTCATGAGCAATTGGATGTATTGCATGTGCATTATGCTATACCCCATGCTTCGGCTGCATTTATGGCCAAGCAAATATTAATGACCTATGGTATTTATATCCCGGTGGTAACTACGCTGCACGGTACCGATATTACGCTGGTTGGTAAAGACCGCACCTTTAAACCTGTTGTTACTTTCTCCATCAACCAAAGCGATGGCGTAACAGCCGTATCGCAAAACCTGAAGGAGGATACCTATAAGTTTTTTGATATTAAGAAGGATATCCTCGTGATCCCTAACTTTATTGACCTTAGCAGGTTCAGCCTTAAACCTAAGGATCATTTTAAGAAAGCGATTGCACCTTCGGGCGAAAAGATCCTGGTGCATACCTCCAACTTCCGTAAGGTAAAACGTACCGAAGATGTAGTGAAGATCTTTGCTAAAGTGATCAAAAAGATCCCGTCGAAATTGCTGATGGTGGGCGACGGCCCCGAACGTTCCATGTGTGAGCAGCTTTGCCGCGATTTGGGCGTTACCGACAACGCGCGTTTTTTGGGTAAACAGGATGCTGTTGAAGAGATCCTTTCTGTATCCGACCTGTTCCTGATGCCGTCGCAATCTGAGAGTTTTGGTTTGGCAGCGCTCGAAGCTATGGCTTGTAAAGTGCCGGTGATCAGCAGTAATGCCGGTGGTTTGCCCGAATTAAATGTTGATGGCGTAACAGGATTTTTGAAAGATCCCGGGGATGTGGACGGTATGGCAGAAAAAGCAATATTTATTTTGGAAGATGAAGAACGTTTAGCTAAATTTAAAGAAAATGCACTGGCGCATGCCAAAGAGTTTGAATTATCTACTATTTTGCCCAAATATGAAAACTTTTACCTTGAGGTAATTGAGCAAAATAAAGCTAAATCTGTTTAA
- a CDS encoding VOC family protein yields the protein MSNHINLAINGIQHIGVPVTNIEASQQFYSRLGFNNVMQAPFTDNGGTGTCVMMQRGNMIMELYQLPEASLAGVRSRSNGHIDHVAFDVDDIDRTFKTVKEAGFNILEPEPVFLQFWKNGCKYFNITGPDGERLEFNQVL from the coding sequence ATGAGCAACCATATAAATTTAGCAATAAACGGTATACAACATATTGGCGTGCCGGTAACCAATATTGAAGCATCACAACAATTTTACAGCAGGCTGGGCTTTAACAATGTAATGCAAGCCCCCTTTACCGATAATGGCGGTACGGGCACCTGCGTTATGATGCAGCGCGGCAATATGATTATGGAGCTTTACCAACTACCGGAAGCTTCATTGGCCGGGGTCCGCTCAAGATCAAACGGGCACATTGATCATGTAGCCTTTGATGTTGATGATATCGACCGTACTTTTAAAACTGTTAAAGAGGCCGGTTTTAACATACTTGAACCGGAGCCTGTGTTTTTACAATTCTGGAAAAACGGCTGCAAATATTTTAATATCACCGGGCCGGATGGTGAGCGATTGGAGTTTAACCAGGTGCTTTGA